The following proteins are encoded in a genomic region of Zea mays cultivar B73 chromosome 9, Zm-B73-REFERENCE-NAM-5.0, whole genome shotgun sequence:
- the LOC100273238 gene encoding uncharacterized LOC100273238 precursor, protein MASCGSFYFVPLLLLMLLLASPATAALVTSSQPGGNATAARPRPGMEQLKRKRIRALLTKLNKPALKTIQSSDGDIIDCVPSHLQPAFDHPKLRGEKILDPPERPKNRNFTFGGSGRSRVGEVVVQAWHATGEACPEGTVPIRRTTEKDLLRASSLRRYGRKPARRGVRRDSTSSGHEHAVGYVNSEQYYGAKASVNVWSPRIGDPSEFSLSQIWVLSGSFGNDLNTIEAGWQVSPELYGDSNPRFFTYWTTDAYQETGCYNHNCRGFVQTTNKIAIGAAITPESVYNGRQFDITLMLWKDPKHGHWWLELGPGLVVGYWPSHLFSHLARHANMVQFGGEVVNTRPSGSHTATQMGSGHFPREGFDRAAYFRNLQVVDWDNNLIPAANLKLLADHPGCYDIQGGTNSYWGSYFYYGGPGRNAKCP, encoded by the exons ATGGCTTCTTGCGGTAGCTTCTACTTTGTTCCCTTGCTCCTGCTGATGCTCCTGCTCGCTTCTCCCGCCACTGCTGCACTGGTGACATCCTCCCAGCCTGGCGGCAATGCCACTGCTGCAAGGCCGAGGCCGGGGATGGAGCAGCTCAAGCGCAAGAGGATCAGGGCTCTGCTCACCAAGCTTAACAAGCCTGCTCTCAAGACTATCCAG AGCTCGGATGGCGACATCATAGACTGTGTTCCCTCTCACCTCCAGCCCGCATTTGACCACCCAAAGCTCAGGGGCGAAAAGATTCTG GATCCGCCGGAGAGGCCCAAGAACCGCAACTTCACCTTTGGCGGCAGCGGCAGAAGCAGGGTCGGCGAGGTGGTGGTGCAGGCGTGGCACGCCACCGGCGAGGCGTGTCCAGAGGGGACCGTGCCGATACGGCGGACGACGGAGAAGGATCTGCTCAGGGCTAGCTCCCTCAGGAGGTACGGCAGGAAGCCAGCGCGCCGGGGTGTTCGCCGTGATTCCACAAGCAGCGGCCATGAG CATGCAGTTGGGTATGTAAACTCAGAACAGTACTATGGGGCCAAGGCCAGTGTTAATGTGTGGTCGCCAAGGATAGGTGACCCATCTGAGTTCAGCCTGTCTCAGATCTGGGTCCTCTCTGGCTCCTTCGGCAATGATCTCAACACCATCGAAGCTGGATGGCAG GTAAGCCCAGAGCTATACGGAGACAGTAACCCAAGATTCTTCACCTACTGGACA ACTGACGCGTACCAAGAAACCGGGTGCTACAACCACAATTGCCGCGGATTCGTGCAGACGACGAACAAGATTGCAATTGGGGCGGCTATCACCCCGGAGTCGGTGTACAATGGCAGGCAGTTCGACATCACTCTCATGCTATGGAAG GACCCAAAGCACGGGCACTGGTGGCTGGAGCTGGGCCCGGGCCTCGTAGTCGGGTACTGGCCGTCGCACCTCTTCAGCCACCTGGCTCGCCACGCCAACATGGTGCAGTTCGGCGGCGAGGTCGTCAACACCCGGCCGTCGGGGTCGCATACCGCGACGCAGATGGGCAGCGGCCACTTCCCCAGAGAGGGCTTCGACCGCGCCGCCTACTTCCGGAACCTGCAGGTGGTGGACTGGGACAACAACCTCATCCCGGCGGCCAACCTGAAACTCCTCGCCGACCATCCTGGATGCTACGATATCCAGGGAGGCACTAACAGCTACTGGGGAAGCTACTTCTACTACGGAGGACCCGGGAGGAACGCCAAATGTCCCTGA